One window from the genome of Pedobacter schmidteae encodes:
- a CDS encoding RNA polymerase sigma factor, producing the protein MAAYSALTDEELTNLLQQGDQYAYTEIYNRYEYLVYIFTYKRIGIREEARDIVHEVFLYLWEQRKSLVFTTGLLPFMYTAVKNKILNRIKHKKVYSRYIDTFQDYLEKSDESADYLLRHNELAALIEKEIAALPTKMRRVFELSRKTNYSRKEIAAELNLSEETVKSHMHHALKLFKAKLGQFMVLVFI; encoded by the coding sequence ATGGCTGCTTACAGCGCGCTTACGGATGAGGAATTAACTAACTTATTACAACAAGGAGATCAATATGCCTATACTGAGATCTATAATCGGTATGAGTACTTAGTATATATTTTCACCTATAAAAGAATAGGGATAAGAGAAGAAGCCAGAGACATCGTTCATGAGGTATTTCTTTACTTATGGGAGCAGCGTAAAAGTTTGGTTTTTACAACTGGCTTGCTGCCCTTTATGTACACGGCTGTCAAGAATAAAATATTGAATCGGATTAAGCATAAAAAAGTATATTCAAGATACATTGATACTTTTCAAGATTATCTTGAAAAAAGTGACGAAAGTGCAGATTATCTATTACGGCATAATGAACTAGCAGCACTCATTGAAAAAGAAATTGCCGCGCTTCCAACTAAGATGCGCCGGGTATTTGAACTAAGCAGAAAGACGAATTATAGTCGTAAAGAAATTGCTGCCGAACTAAACCTATCTGAAGAAACAGTAAAAAGTCATATGCATCATGCTTTGAAGTTGTTTAAAGCAAAATTAGGCCAATTCATGGTGCTCGTTTTTATTTAA
- a CDS encoding thioredoxin fold domain-containing protein, whose product MKKLFIGIACLTSMYASAQNREIVFKEGDWKTQLATAKKENKIIFFDAYTSWCGPCKMMAKDVFTKDEVADMFNGTFHNVKYDMEKGEGPTLREKYEVNAYPTYLFINGDGEVVQKIVGSMSAPEFIKEASKALKPESTVFGLGKKFNDGDHSETTTLAYMDALEKAYEATKLGRVAKIYFDGLPEASLMGKKNWTLAQKYLNNPSSKAFAYLYANKADLEKQYGPNRVNRYFEDTFGSSVYAIKRAYESKSDLEEAKENMTAIRSLLTTPGPFSKSILSKLSLTAYAAANQWDQFAAVVDEAAADKEFPRMKDFVIDAANDVVTLAPASQYTLALNWASKIEKDYPNLFTSIQLADLRKRVFKKQGKTAEAEAMQHKSEELRNKAAGDQKAQPPLLKD is encoded by the coding sequence ATGAAAAAACTATTTATTGGAATTGCTTGCCTGACGAGCATGTACGCCAGTGCTCAAAATCGCGAGATCGTCTTTAAGGAGGGAGACTGGAAAACGCAGTTGGCAACAGCAAAAAAAGAAAACAAGATCATCTTTTTTGATGCATACACCAGCTGGTGTGGCCCATGTAAAATGATGGCAAAAGATGTATTTACAAAAGACGAGGTGGCCGATATGTTTAACGGCACCTTTCACAACGTTAAATACGACATGGAAAAAGGTGAAGGCCCCACATTAAGGGAGAAATATGAGGTAAATGCCTATCCTACCTATCTGTTCATCAATGGCGATGGCGAAGTGGTGCAGAAAATTGTTGGCAGTATGTCAGCTCCCGAATTTATAAAGGAAGCAAGTAAAGCCTTAAAACCTGAAAGTACCGTTTTTGGTCTGGGTAAAAAATTCAATGATGGTGATCACTCTGAAACCACAACACTTGCTTATATGGACGCGCTTGAAAAAGCTTATGAAGCAACTAAGTTGGGCAGAGTAGCCAAAATATACTTTGACGGTTTGCCCGAAGCCTCGCTAATGGGAAAAAAGAACTGGACATTGGCCCAAAAATACCTTAACAATCCTTCATCAAAGGCTTTTGCTTATCTGTATGCCAATAAAGCGGATCTGGAAAAGCAATATGGTCCAAACCGGGTAAACAGATACTTTGAGGATACATTTGGCAGTTCAGTCTATGCCATCAAAAGAGCATACGAATCGAAAAGTGATTTGGAGGAAGCAAAAGAAAATATGACGGCCATCAGAAGTCTGCTGACCACACCAGGCCCTTTTTCTAAATCTATTCTTTCAAAGTTAAGCCTGACAGCATATGCCGCTGCAAACCAATGGGATCAGTTTGCCGCTGTGGTTGACGAAGCTGCGGCCGACAAAGAATTCCCCAGAATGAAGGATTTTGTAATCGATGCAGCAAATGATGTGGTGACATTAGCCCCTGCCTCTCAATATACGCTTGCCCTAAATTGGGCCAGCAAAATTGAGAAAGACTACCCCAACCTTTTCACCAGTATCCAGCTGGCCGATCTGCGAAAAAGGGTTTTTAAAAAACAAGGCAAAACAGCTGAAGCAGAAGCCATGCAGCATAAATCAGAGGAACTGAGAAATAAAGCTGCGGGAGATCAAAAGGCGCAACCACCCTTACTGAAAGATTAA
- a CDS encoding RagB/SusD family nutrient uptake outer membrane protein codes for MKKYTLLVYICFAAIVLSGCKKAIDENIKPFNDKSDQELLNTIDGLTTATNGNYALLVTAAAGDTQYDVSWFNISELKGNNIWAATQAYPQTRDDSYTFTNSPTLGITASFWRMSYRIVFGVNKVINAVVDGQGPAYDQLKGENYFLRAMAYFNMVRAYGRPYYQDNAAGLAVPLSLSSTGDNDNKPKRNTVKEVYAQIVSDLEKAAALMTQAKTNNYVRKETAWALLSRVYLYMGGTPSAPQLEYNAKSVEYADKVIASNVYTLLQGAPYSNSFAVDSKNNKEAIFSFRHDDTNGNKINEFLTPRDLFGYLYQGEYAASPDYMAILNQNDGDLRKNFITVETDDRITDADKTRNSINKFNYQQISAPGGFDFSSQSRSGTPYLRIAEMYLNKAEALAKLDNNTEALIALNLVRTRSLAPAWTTATLAAANMTVFQAALNERRLELAFEGHSSFDNFRNGLPVTRNYSDYIATAGFTVPANDKRVIYPLPPKEIELNPDLKQNPL; via the coding sequence ATGAAAAAGTACACACTATTAGTATACATATGTTTTGCAGCAATTGTTTTGTCAGGCTGCAAAAAAGCAATTGATGAAAACATCAAACCTTTTAATGATAAATCTGACCAGGAACTATTAAATACAATAGACGGATTGACCACAGCTACCAACGGTAATTACGCACTGCTGGTTACAGCCGCAGCAGGTGATACACAATATGATGTATCCTGGTTTAACATCAGCGAGCTAAAAGGGAATAACATTTGGGCGGCTACCCAGGCTTATCCGCAAACCAGGGACGACAGTTATACCTTTACAAACTCCCCAACTCTGGGTATCACTGCTTCTTTCTGGAGAATGTCTTACCGCATTGTGTTTGGTGTAAACAAAGTAATAAACGCTGTGGTTGATGGACAAGGACCTGCATATGATCAACTGAAAGGAGAAAACTATTTCCTCAGGGCTATGGCTTACTTTAATATGGTTAGGGCATACGGCCGACCGTATTATCAGGACAACGCAGCAGGGCTGGCAGTACCACTATCCTTAAGCTCAACTGGAGATAATGATAATAAGCCAAAGCGCAATACTGTTAAGGAAGTATATGCCCAGATCGTTTCCGACCTGGAAAAAGCCGCAGCTTTAATGACCCAGGCCAAGACGAACAATTATGTCCGCAAAGAAACTGCATGGGCCTTATTGTCCCGCGTATACTTATACATGGGTGGTACACCATCAGCACCACAGCTTGAGTACAATGCCAAATCAGTAGAATATGCTGATAAAGTAATCGCTTCAAATGTTTATACTTTGTTGCAGGGTGCTCCATATAGCAACTCCTTTGCGGTAGACAGTAAAAACAATAAAGAAGCCATCTTTAGTTTCAGACATGATGATACCAATGGCAACAAAATCAATGAGTTTTTAACCCCCAGGGATTTATTTGGATATCTATACCAGGGCGAATATGCAGCATCACCTGATTACATGGCCATTCTGAATCAGAATGACGGCGATCTAAGGAAGAATTTTATTACGGTTGAAACTGATGACAGGATAACCGACGCAGATAAAACCAGAAATTCGATCAATAAGTTTAATTATCAGCAGATTTCTGCTCCGGGTGGCTTCGACTTTAGTTCACAAAGCAGAAGTGGTACGCCTTACCTGCGTATTGCAGAAATGTACCTGAATAAAGCCGAGGCTTTGGCGAAACTAGACAACAATACCGAAGCTTTAATTGCACTTAACCTGGTAAGAACAAGATCGCTTGCGCCGGCCTGGACAACTGCAACGCTGGCCGCTGCCAACATGACCGTTTTTCAGGCTGCTTTAAATGAGCGCAGACTGGAACTGGCCTTTGAAGGACATTCATCATTTGACAATTTTAGAAACGGATTGCCTGTGACCAGAAACTATTCTGATTACATTGCTACTGCCGGTTTTACTGTTCCGGCAAATGACAAGCGCGTAATTTATCCTTTGCCACCAAAAGAAATTGAATTGAACCCAGATTTGAAACAAAACCCATTGTAA
- a CDS encoding SusC/RagA family TonB-linked outer membrane protein, translating to MKLIICLLIISFQASAIAFSQSITLNEKNASIESVIKKIEKQSGYSFIYKINLLRKNPSKINLSLKNVNIDQALLATLSNQSLTFIIVDKTVIIKSKIPVSAIKKNPEAKKTIRGKVTDGKNPISNISVRVDGTNMVTMTNAGGNFSLNLVPGTYRIGFSCVGYLSKLIEVAVTDTDNPEINVVLTPAIAHLQEAVVVGYSTKKASEITGSLQTFSAKQLEGVTSNNLISQLKGKIAGMYITEPSGDPNNKASFVVRGQGTLPITDGNSGLRVTNNLNPLIVVDGIIYSEVVYPSDIVSTTDIESLTLLKDAASTAIYGSRASQGVLVITTKKGAAGNSQLNVNSTFGISQRYMGKIKFMNTQELYDYQRKILVTSFNRANEGLTQDDYLAKYLPSSSSLGTYTDWNSKLYRDAINKTVDMGLSGGTETTRYYFGANRYDEQGPLKANDLERTSFKLNLDHNITSKLSLTANLSAIFDKGNRSPIGGTSGLVLLPWFSPKGEDGLPKKILGADALGRVYQNPLYDLPFNNTTTKTQQLLGVFSAKYKVFNWLTLQSNNSYNTTFVATEDYQDRLSVAGTTDKGRLMQNKMASNAFLTSNLITARKQFGRHTLGGLAGFEYNRNNSEYNALAVRNLPTGIKVPSAASESWNSLSGKSFRGERFARASYSLFAEGNYNYDERYFVNTSYRMDYSTNFGIDNRAGHFYSVSGAYLLSNEQFLKGNKYLSNLKLRASYGTSGKIAGEDFLTESFYNFDYQYSGDPAAVINQLGNRRITWERAYVGNLGIDLGLFNRITLSADFYRKRNTDLIQRVATSALLGVPNQYQNIGAMLNKGIEVMLNSRNLTGKFTWETGLNFTYNKNKVTKLYDKKVIYGNAGFIKEGDDISSVHAIKWLGVDAQTGMPQFERLEFDAAKNAYTGKIVNTYDDIFAGLSGDDVVAQFQLVGNTTPKYYGGMLNTFGYKGFELSVLLNFANDYLVFNNSRNSYFASEGNDVLQNNQIKPAAGQVIWEKPGDKATEPQIYRNRTDGANYETSRFWEDASHIRVRNVRLGYSLPAKLMRKAWLQRANIYLSGDNLFVFTKKTFYGVDPEGGLAGDQNNYGVGAGYGASRKYVLGLQLTF from the coding sequence ATGAAATTAATTATATGCTTATTGATCATTAGTTTCCAGGCCAGCGCTATTGCTTTTAGCCAAAGTATTACTTTGAACGAAAAAAATGCGAGTATTGAAAGCGTAATTAAAAAAATAGAAAAACAAAGCGGCTATTCTTTCATTTATAAAATAAACCTTTTAAGAAAGAATCCTTCAAAAATAAACTTATCATTAAAAAATGTCAATATTGACCAGGCGTTACTGGCAACGCTAAGCAACCAGTCCTTAACTTTTATCATTGTTGATAAAACGGTTATCATAAAATCGAAAATCCCGGTTAGTGCAATAAAAAAAAATCCGGAGGCAAAAAAAACCATCCGAGGCAAAGTAACAGATGGCAAAAACCCTATCTCCAACATTTCGGTGAGGGTTGATGGGACAAACATGGTCACCATGACTAATGCCGGTGGTAATTTCTCTTTAAACCTTGTACCCGGTACCTACCGTATTGGTTTCAGTTGCGTAGGCTACCTAAGCAAACTTATAGAGGTAGCGGTTACCGATACGGATAACCCAGAAATAAATGTAGTATTGACCCCGGCCATTGCCCATTTGCAGGAAGCGGTAGTAGTGGGCTATAGTACCAAAAAAGCCAGCGAAATTACCGGATCATTGCAAACCTTTAGCGCAAAACAACTGGAAGGAGTAACCAGCAACAACCTGATCTCGCAGTTAAAAGGAAAAATTGCAGGTATGTACATTACGGAACCTTCGGGTGATCCAAACAATAAAGCTTCCTTTGTAGTTCGCGGACAAGGAACATTGCCCATTACAGATGGTAACAGCGGCCTTCGGGTAACCAATAATCTGAACCCTTTGATTGTAGTAGATGGAATTATCTATTCTGAAGTAGTCTACCCCAGTGACATTGTTTCCACTACAGATATAGAAAGCCTTACTTTATTAAAAGATGCTGCCTCTACAGCCATTTATGGCTCAAGGGCCAGCCAAGGTGTATTAGTGATCACCACTAAAAAAGGAGCCGCAGGGAATTCGCAGTTAAACGTCAATAGTACTTTTGGAATCAGTCAGCGTTATATGGGCAAAATTAAGTTCATGAATACGCAGGAATTATACGATTATCAGCGTAAAATACTGGTTACCTCGTTTAACAGGGCCAATGAAGGATTAACTCAAGACGACTACCTGGCTAAATATCTGCCCTCTTCATCTTCATTGGGTACTTATACCGATTGGAATTCAAAACTTTACCGTGATGCCATAAACAAAACGGTAGATATGGGCTTATCGGGCGGAACTGAAACAACAAGATATTATTTTGGGGCCAACCGCTATGATGAACAAGGACCGCTAAAGGCTAACGACCTGGAAAGGACTAGCTTTAAGCTCAATCTTGATCACAACATCACCAGCAAATTGAGCTTAACGGCAAACCTGAGTGCTATTTTTGACAAAGGCAACAGAAGCCCAATAGGCGGTACCAGCGGACTTGTGCTGTTACCATGGTTCTCACCGAAGGGTGAGGACGGCCTTCCAAAAAAGATATTGGGCGCCGACGCATTGGGCCGTGTTTATCAAAACCCGCTTTACGATTTGCCCTTTAACAACACCACCACCAAAACACAGCAGTTACTGGGTGTATTTTCGGCAAAGTATAAAGTGTTCAACTGGCTGACCCTGCAGTCCAATAACTCGTACAATACCACCTTTGTTGCTACAGAAGACTACCAGGACCGCCTCTCGGTAGCCGGTACAACTGATAAAGGAAGGCTTATGCAAAATAAAATGGCTTCCAACGCGTTCCTTACCTCTAACCTGATCACTGCCCGCAAACAATTTGGCCGGCATACCCTGGGCGGTTTGGCTGGCTTTGAGTACAATAGAAACAATTCCGAGTACAATGCTTTAGCAGTTAGAAACTTGCCTACCGGGATTAAAGTTCCCTCTGCGGCTTCCGAATCCTGGAATTCCTTATCTGGAAAATCATTCCGGGGCGAGCGTTTTGCCCGAGCCTCCTATTCTCTTTTTGCAGAAGGCAACTACAATTACGATGAGCGCTATTTTGTGAATACATCGTATAGGATGGATTACTCGACAAATTTCGGAATTGACAACAGGGCCGGTCACTTTTACTCGGTAAGTGGTGCATATTTGCTGAGCAACGAGCAGTTTTTAAAAGGCAATAAATACCTGAGCAATTTAAAATTAAGGGCCAGTTATGGTACAAGCGGAAAAATAGCCGGTGAGGATTTCCTGACAGAAAGTTTTTATAATTTTGATTACCAGTACAGCGGCGATCCAGCGGCGGTTATCAACCAGCTGGGAAACAGGAGAATTACATGGGAGCGTGCCTATGTTGGCAACCTGGGTATAGATCTGGGCTTGTTTAACAGAATAACCTTATCGGCCGATTTTTACAGAAAACGCAATACCGATCTCATTCAAAGGGTGGCAACCTCGGCCTTATTGGGAGTCCCTAACCAATACCAAAATATTGGAGCAATGCTAAACAAGGGAATAGAAGTGATGCTGAATAGCAGAAACCTGACCGGTAAATTTACCTGGGAAACTGGCTTAAACTTTACTTACAATAAAAACAAGGTTACCAAACTTTACGACAAGAAAGTGATTTATGGAAATGCAGGTTTCATTAAAGAAGGCGACGATATCAGCAGTGTGCACGCAATTAAGTGGTTAGGTGTAGATGCCCAGACTGGTATGCCGCAATTTGAACGACTGGAGTTTGATGCCGCTAAAAATGCCTATACCGGCAAAATCGTAAACACCTACGACGACATTTTCGCCGGTCTGAGCGGAGATGATGTAGTTGCACAATTTCAATTGGTTGGTAACACCACCCCTAAATATTATGGAGGTATGTTAAATACCTTTGGTTACAAAGGCTTCGAACTGTCGGTCTTGTTAAATTTTGCAAATGATTACCTGGTATTCAACAATTCCAGAAATTCCTATTTCGCTTCAGAAGGCAATGACGTATTGCAAAACAACCAGATTAAACCAGCGGCCGGACAGGTGATATGGGAAAAGCCCGGTGATAAAGCAACTGAACCCCAGATTTACAGGAACAGGACAGACGGTGCAAACTATGAAACCTCCAGGTTTTGGGAGGATGCCAGTCACATTAGGGTACGTAATGTAAGGTTAGGCTATTCCTTACCTGCAAAACTAATGCGTAAAGCCTGGTTACAGCGTGCAAACATTTACCTGAGTGGAGACAATCTGTTCGTGTTTACCAAAAAAACCTTTTATGGAGTAGATCCTGAAGGTGGCTTGGCGGGAGATCAGAACAATTATGGTGTGGGTGCCGGGTATGGTGCCAGCCGTAAATACGTATTGGGTTTACAGTTAACATTTTAA
- a CDS encoding FecR family protein, whose protein sequence is MNDNIDDLIVLFLHRELSETKNDELNKWIGASDNNKALFERLTDQKWVSAELDSFRHYNEDTGWKKVMERLTSDVASTKKDIRNNKIKMQFLLKRIAVAASLLLLTGLGSYFLLSNRLQREINIVKTIQPVKDIQAPKGSKAMIILANGNKLYLDSLSNGALTYQGNVSVMKLTDGQVIYGSAIEMANKKMQYNTLTNPRGSAVVPITLSDGTKVWLNSASSLKYPVTFSKRDRKVELSGEAYFEVAHNKTKPFKVVTNNNSLDQEIKVLGTHFNVNSYTDESTTKTTLLEGSIKISNGNHFLADVLLAPGQQSVLQSNGLNVYAADIEEAVAWKNGYFQFNESDLSTIMRQLSRWYNIDVVFEGNKHPAEVFHFKASKNISLTKMLEMLELNDINFKIEGRTLIVKS, encoded by the coding sequence ATGAACGATAATATAGACGATCTGATAGTACTTTTTTTACATAGGGAGTTATCTGAAACTAAAAATGATGAGCTAAATAAATGGATTGGAGCATCAGACAACAACAAGGCCCTCTTTGAAAGACTTACTGATCAGAAATGGGTGAGCGCCGAACTGGATTCATTTCGCCATTATAATGAGGACACAGGTTGGAAAAAGGTAATGGAGCGACTGACTTCAGACGTAGCTTCAACAAAAAAAGATATCAGAAATAATAAAATTAAAATGCAATTCCTTCTGAAAAGAATTGCTGTAGCAGCATCATTGTTACTATTAACCGGGCTTGGAAGTTACTTTTTACTGTCTAACAGACTCCAAAGGGAGATTAACATTGTCAAAACCATTCAACCTGTAAAAGATATTCAAGCACCAAAAGGAAGCAAAGCAATGATCATTCTGGCGAATGGGAATAAACTATATCTAGATAGCTTAAGCAATGGGGCGTTGACATACCAGGGAAATGTAAGCGTTATGAAACTAACTGATGGGCAAGTAATTTATGGCTCAGCCATCGAAATGGCAAACAAAAAAATGCAGTATAATACATTAACTAATCCGCGAGGAAGTGCTGTAGTACCTATAACGCTTAGCGACGGTACTAAAGTATGGCTCAATTCAGCATCTTCATTGAAATACCCGGTCACCTTCAGCAAGCGAGATCGAAAAGTAGAATTATCTGGTGAAGCCTATTTTGAGGTAGCCCACAACAAGACCAAACCTTTTAAGGTGGTAACGAACAATAATAGTTTGGATCAGGAAATTAAGGTATTGGGCACTCATTTTAACGTCAATAGTTATACAGATGAAAGCACAACCAAAACAACGCTGTTGGAAGGAAGTATAAAGATTAGTAATGGAAACCACTTTCTGGCTGATGTGCTACTTGCACCCGGCCAGCAGTCTGTATTGCAAAGTAATGGATTAAATGTATATGCAGCAGACATTGAAGAAGCTGTGGCCTGGAAAAACGGCTATTTCCAGTTCAATGAATCCGACCTGAGCACTATCATGCGACAACTTTCGCGGTGGTATAATATAGATGTTGTTTTTGAGGGAAATAAACACCCCGCCGAAGTCTTTCATTTTAAGGCTTCTAAAAACATAAGCCTCACAAAAATGCTCGAAATGTTAGAATTAAATGATATTAACTTTAAAATAGAAGGGAGAACGCTTATTGTAAAATCATAA
- a CDS encoding RNA polymerase sigma-70 factor, producing MKIVTNNNDIINGFRNAEEAACRQLYALHYRPLCYFAQKLVYNKEEAEDIVVDTFLKLLKKKNDFDNLPDVKSFLYLAVRNACFDFLRKLKTRDKANKEIEYLSEPDELFGKDEMITAKVLQVIYAEVENLPGQCKQVFKSIFIEGKSTGVVASEMGISTQTVLNQKTKALQKLRLILYKEKLYSSALFIYCLSIIAGKSGS from the coding sequence ATGAAAATTGTAACTAACAATAATGATATTATTAATGGTTTCAGAAATGCAGAAGAAGCAGCTTGCCGTCAATTGTATGCCCTCCATTATCGCCCATTATGTTACTTTGCACAAAAACTGGTATATAATAAAGAAGAAGCGGAAGATATTGTAGTAGATACTTTTTTAAAATTGCTGAAGAAAAAAAATGATTTTGATAACTTACCCGATGTAAAATCATTTCTTTACCTGGCAGTCCGCAACGCTTGTTTTGATTTTTTACGTAAACTTAAAACCCGTGATAAAGCCAACAAGGAAATTGAATACTTATCAGAACCTGATGAGCTTTTTGGCAAAGATGAAATGATCACCGCCAAAGTATTGCAGGTTATTTATGCCGAAGTTGAAAATTTACCCGGACAATGTAAACAAGTTTTTAAATCTATTTTCATAGAAGGAAAAAGCACTGGTGTGGTTGCATCCGAAATGGGTATCAGTACGCAAACCGTACTGAACCAAAAAACAAAAGCCCTTCAAAAACTACGTTTAATTTTATATAAAGAAAAATTGTATTCTTCTGCACTATTTATCTACTGCCTTTCAATTATTGCGGGCAAAAGTGGTTCTTGA
- a CDS encoding TlpA disulfide reductase family protein, with translation MKKYFATVIAICLTTLVFAQQKKGMVTVKGTLNGDLKGHNMIYMYTRTSNDSTKIKNGHYTFSFPFSEAGLKMLYPKYLEAMGMAYQPFGILIAGPGTYYVTSDISKGMTASELKGPEPMVLYNQFNKEKEKAFEKVYHLIAKVYGKEWYQIEAPNPVYERLQKSTDSLQHIYVLPALQKLLKQHPDSYASAYLLSDSRQIGSVAKKEQLYHMLSARMQKSDAAKKYKDYIQGLKSANVGSTVANFVLPDPAGQQLDFARLKGKYVLIDFWASWCVPCRQSFPHMGEVYKKYKSDKFEIYSISIDEDKSAWLKAVKEENNPWLQSLDTKNISQKGFAVTAVPSTFLIDPQGKIIAKEIGFDPNGNSAIEKKINEVLSSPNKENKKSIPTARTN, from the coding sequence ATGAAAAAATATTTTGCAACTGTAATAGCAATATGCTTAACGACACTTGTTTTTGCGCAGCAAAAAAAAGGAATGGTAACTGTAAAAGGCACACTAAATGGGGATTTAAAGGGTCACAATATGATTTATATGTACACCCGCACCAGCAACGATTCCACTAAAATTAAAAACGGGCATTATACTTTTTCTTTCCCTTTTTCGGAAGCAGGCTTAAAGATGTTGTATCCAAAATACCTCGAGGCGATGGGCATGGCTTACCAGCCCTTTGGCATTTTAATAGCCGGACCGGGAACTTATTATGTTACTTCCGATATTTCCAAAGGAATGACCGCCTCTGAATTAAAAGGGCCTGAACCGATGGTTTTGTATAATCAATTTAACAAAGAGAAAGAAAAAGCTTTTGAAAAAGTGTATCATCTTATCGCTAAAGTTTATGGAAAAGAATGGTACCAGATTGAGGCTCCGAACCCTGTTTATGAACGTCTTCAAAAAAGTACGGATTCACTTCAGCATATATATGTTCTTCCGGCACTTCAAAAACTGCTGAAACAACATCCTGATTCTTATGCCAGTGCTTATCTGCTTTCCGACAGCAGGCAAATCGGTTCTGTAGCAAAGAAAGAGCAATTGTATCATATGCTTTCGGCAAGAATGCAAAAATCAGATGCTGCCAAAAAATATAAAGATTACATTCAGGGGCTTAAAAGCGCAAACGTTGGCAGCACTGTAGCTAATTTTGTTTTACCCGATCCTGCAGGGCAGCAGCTTGACTTTGCCAGGCTAAAAGGCAAATATGTATTAATTGATTTTTGGGCAAGCTGGTGCGTACCCTGCCGGCAATCATTTCCACACATGGGGGAAGTGTATAAAAAATATAAAAGCGATAAATTTGAAATTTACAGCATTTCTATTGATGAAGACAAAAGCGCATGGCTCAAAGCGGTAAAAGAAGAAAACAATCCATGGCTGCAATCATTGGATACAAAAAACATTTCTCAGAAAGGTTTTGCGGTAACCGCCGTACCTTCTACCTTTTTAATAGACCCGCAAGGAAAAATAATCGCCAAAGAAATCGGCTTCGACCCAAATGGCAATAGTGCAATAGAAAAAAAAATAAATGAAGTTTTATCTTCTCCTAACAAGGAAAACAAAAAATCGATACCGACGGCAAGAACAAATTAA
- a CDS encoding RNA polymerase sigma factor: MKNMVFTEPMISESELVSRLKQGDEKAFELLYHQYKHQIAPNLLRLLKSTAVAEDLLHDLFLKIWENRADLDQEKSLRAYLFRIAHNMVIDFFRKAARNKTYEQHLSFNANLTYSHIEEMLDDHQKREFIDRALETLSPQSRLVFKLCKLEGKSYDEISKLLQISPNTVSNHLMKATRHLKLHLSNSAHLPYLITLILISPFCN, encoded by the coding sequence ATGAAGAATATGGTGTTCACTGAACCTATGATTTCTGAATCTGAATTGGTTTCCAGGCTAAAACAGGGGGACGAAAAGGCCTTTGAATTGTTGTACCATCAGTATAAACACCAGATTGCACCAAACTTATTGCGTTTATTGAAATCGACCGCGGTTGCTGAAGATCTGTTACACGATTTGTTTTTGAAAATCTGGGAGAACCGGGCTGATTTGGATCAGGAAAAGTCTTTACGCGCTTATCTTTTCCGGATTGCCCACAATATGGTCATTGATTTTTTTCGTAAGGCGGCAAGGAACAAAACTTATGAGCAGCATCTGTCGTTTAATGCCAACCTGACTTACTCTCACATTGAAGAAATGCTGGACGATCATCAAAAAAGGGAATTTATTGACCGTGCGCTTGAAACTTTATCACCCCAAAGCCGGTTGGTTTTTAAGCTATGTAAGCTGGAAGGTAAGTCTTACGACGAGATCAGTAAGTTGTTGCAAATATCCCCAAATACGGTAAGTAATCACCTGATGAAGGCAACGCGACACCTCAAATTGCACCTTTCCAATTCTGCCCATCTGCCTTACCTCATCACACTTATTTTAATTTCGCCTTTTTGTAATTAA